A region of the Aphelocoma coerulescens isolate FSJ_1873_10779 chromosome 1, UR_Acoe_1.0, whole genome shotgun sequence genome:
AAAGAATATTATTTCTTTGACATCTTGTTTTCAATTGCTTACAATTAGAATTTGCACTTTACAACTGCAAAAGTGATTTGGTAAGGCATTCTAAAAATGACTTCAAATATTCGTAAATAGCTTTAATGAATTTTCAGATAAAACACAGAAAGTTGTTaccttaaaatataaaaagtcGATTGAGTCTCTAAAATTGTTTGCTACTTGGTTACTTCTAACAAAGAGcaagtttgtttgctttggtttggtttgaatGCTCCCATGAGCTCAGCTTTAGGCTTGCACTCAACTAGGTGTGCTTGCCTGAGTCAGGGTCCTAAATGATGGTCTGTGCCTGCACAGTAATTCCCAAGTTCTCACTGGAGTTCTAATTAATTCACgtaattttggggtgtcctttTCTTTTGCCGCTGTCTCAGAGCAGGTTAGCAGTCCCTAGGTCTGCCAGGCAGGAGGGCATCTACTTGTGCTCCAAGAACTTGGCTTTCCAGACAAAACGAAGGTGTTTCGGATCTATTTGAGCTAAGTACATTAACTGCTTTTGCctctctcaggcacatggtacAGGAGCAGCAGCCTACCTTCAAGGAtgtgaaaatgctgttttcaaATAAGATCCTCATTGCTTTCTTCAAGATGCTGTATTAAACCAGGAACAGAAACATAAACAGAAAGCATGTGGTATTAGTAAGCAGTGGATGAAGTTTTAACAAATTAATGCAGGAAAAAACCGATGCAGATGTTTCAAATGCAGCTGGGGAGAAGCCAATTTTGTACGTCCAAAGGAGAGTTGGAAGCAACAATCTTTACACCTGAATTCCCAAATCTTCATCTGAAGAGCCCGGAAGGGAGCATGGCAGAGGGGAAGCAAGTTGTTCAGACTCTGCGCTTGAAAGTAGAGACCAAAGTCTTTCGAGTCTGCTCCCGAGATTCGCTCATGCCCGTCAGCAGCACGGGCTCCTTCCTGTGCTCCACCTGGTAGAAGGGACAATTCCTCAGGTGCTCCGACATGCTCGGGCTGTCGCTGCACTGCCAGTTGTGAACTCTGGAGAACAGGCTGCTGAACTGCCAGATCTAATGCAAGAGAGGGGAAAGGAATTGGGGAGAGGAAATGAGGATTTAAAATACCTGTCTGTGCTTAACAGTGGGTGTGCATTACTCACCCTGGACACTCTAATGAACATCTGATTGTGCAGGCCTGGCATAGCAAGTGGAAATGGGGTCTGTATTGTTCTGTACCTCGTACttgctggttttgctgctttAGTTATCACCTGCCATTTTTAATGGGGAAGTATCCTACAGTTTGGTGTCAATCCAGAGCAGGGTATGAGGAAATTCAGGATACCTGACCACTGCACCTGTACAGAAAACTCCATCACATGTTCAGTGTGATCCCACGTGTCTGTAAAGCAAGGGGACCACAGCATGCCTTTGTATCTCAAAGACACGTATCTCAAAGAAACATGACTTCATAAGGACCTTCCAAAGCATCTATTGGCACCTACAAAGCAATTAACATTACAACACTGCTGTTATTCACCCCACCCCAGAAAAGTCTGGGAAATCTAAGGTTAAAGTTATTCCTAGAGGACGTATAAGCTCATAGAAAATAGAAATGTGCTGTTAAACTTCTCCGATTCTGTTTGCAGTGATATCATGCACCATTTAGTAATATATTAGCATGTAGTGATATGACTGTGATTAAGTGACTTTAATATTTGCTGTATACCATTCAATGAAGTTAATTTTTAGTCAGAGTAGATTTCTTCTCCCTAAAAATGTTTCTTCCTTGCTTAAGATTGCCTGACCCTCTTCTAGTCCTAAGTGATCATAGCTATTACACACAGTAGTACAGAAATTTGGAATAATTACAAACAATGTTTTCAAGCAGAGTCTCTGCATTGGAAACAAGATCCCTGTGTGGCCAGTACAGAGAGCTAAAATGTAAAGGGTTAGACAGTCCTTAAATTCAATGCTGCTGGTTTGAAACTGAGCTACAATAACTGAAGTTAGTTGTTGTATGATTGGGCAGCTGGAATATCTTCCTTTTACTGATGGAAGCCACATCCTCCAGTAAATTATTTCAGTGGCTAATTCCTGGTTTGGATTGGGCTAATTCAACTTGCAGCCACCAGACTTTTTTACACAGATTTTGAATTCACCATGTTTCatgtctttttttaacaaagagtGCTTTATCTTAATAAGGAGTCATTAATTGATAAGCTTCTATTTGATAGGAATCAATAGGTAGATATCTTCACGGCTCTGCTTGGAAGCCAGATCCTTATATAATCTCTGGGAGTCTTTCCTGGATCTCTAAATTCTTTGTTCCTAGGTCTTTGTCTTATCATCTTGGTTAGGCTGAAGTCTCATGCTACTCTTCCGAACAGTTTTATATAACAGTGGACTTGTCACTGTTAGGTTAAtcgttggacttgatgatcttaaaagtcttttccaacttaaatgattctatgactctatgattcAATGTtagagcagctgcagggctATCAGCTAAAGAAATCCCTGTAAAAACTAATGTTCAACTAGGACTTAGACTAAGCTGTGTCTAGATAATTCTTTCTAAACAACCTAAACAGCCTATAAGAGTGGTAGTGTTCCAGCACAAACAGTGGGAGACCAGCTTTGCAGAAGGCAGTTTTTTATCCCTAAGCTGCTTCCTCACTCATAGTAATCCTTTGAAAACTAATTATGAAAGCCCTTGGAGATTGATGTGAATGCCTGAGCACCTTTCATAGACATGTTTCTTTGTTCTTTACCTTTTTGGCATTCTAAAGCATTTTGACGTACCCTAGATTGCCTTgtaaataacaacaacaacaaaaagtatGAATTTCAAGTTCTTCAAAAATCCACGTGTAATGCTTAAATATTAGGAATTCTTAGTTCTCAGTGCCTAGAAATGGTGCACATGCAAATGGGTTACCCAAGATGAGCTTGGGTGGGGACTTTCAGCTAGTCAGAAAATGTCTAGTTTCACCTTCATCCTTTTGCTAGATGTACTGCACTCTACAGCCCTGACCCCTGACAACAAAGCCCTCTGCAAATTCAAAACCTCATGAGCCTCCCCCATATAAATATCTGCATGTTTATATGCAGCTTTTCTTGCCATTCTTGTGTTTTATCTGAAGAGAACTCATGACTCTTTTTCCCAGTGTCACAGTCACTTGCCTTTTTGCGAGCTTTCCACGAAGTACCACCATGGgaatatctttttttctcccagacCAGTAGGACCATCCCCCTCTCTTGAAGAAGAGTGGCACAGATGTCCCTCATGAGCACTGACACTTGTGACAGCTGAGATAAACTGAAGCTGTCCAGGAATCCCGCAATGTACTTGAGCACTTCCactgggaggctgctgagcaAGTCCTTGTTTTCCCCTCGCCTATCCACTGTGGAATTGCACTTTCCTGGTTCAGCAAGAAGCGTGTCCACCTCTGGCTTAATAGCAAATGTCTTGAGAGGCTTGCTGTAAATAACCTTGGCCTTAAGTCCCTCGGGGCGGAAGTGATTTTGAACAAAAGGACATCCCAAGTAGGCCAGCGGGCAGCGGTGCTGGAACCATCCATCCAGGCATGACTGGATATCAGCGTGCACATTCTTGAAGTGGGATGGGAACTCGTCCCTCCTAAAGAAATGACTGCAAGTGAATGTGAAAGCTGAACTGCTTTTGTTGTGTCTTCTGGTTACACACTCAGTGTAGAGCTCCATGTGCAGTTCTGGTGGGCTGTTTTCATCCAGAATATCTGCTAGAACTGCGCTGGAGGAGAAGGGCTCCAAAGGAAAGCTGTATGTCTGTGTTGCAAAATCCACAAAGAGTCCATCAATACCTCTTGCTTCAGAAATCTCATGgcctttcagctctttttccagAGCACATAGCAGTGTGGCTTCAACTATGTTTGTCTTAGGTAGTTCTTCTATGTTTATTCCCAGTTCTGAGGTATCCACTGACTTGTCTGAAGTTGGCATCTTGTGGCCCAGTGCATCTCCTAGTCGTGCTCTTTTGCCACAGTAACTAACTGGCACTTTGAAGGTGTAGACAGTCTTCACCTCCTGGGCTTCCAAGTTCCCATAGACAAAGTCTTTTTCTCTGGGAGTGCAAGCAGCCATCTGGCCAAAGCGGATGAGCATTCCCCCATGATGTACCAGATACATGTTGTAATCAGCTACACCGACTTCCTTCTTCAGCCTCTCCAGGACCCCTTCTTGCCAGGGAGCCAGTCCATTCAGTTCTCTACTCGGTGTTACTTGTTCAGACTTTTGGCCCTTTCCCTCTTCTGCACCATCAGGTCCTTCCTTTGCTTTCTCTGTGGAGCTGGCAGCATGAGGGGCTGATGCTGTTTTCTTGGAAGCCTCCTCTgtcttttttcctgtgctggTTGCTGAGCCCGTTACCTGGCAAGCCAGAAGCTCTTTGCTGAAAATGTTCTCCCAGGTTTTGTAACTCCCCAGATCCATTCCCTCTTTGTCCTTTGCCAAATCTTCCCGCTCACGTTGGCTGAGTTCAGACTGGTCACTGCCCTCTTGGGAACCACAGGCAGCTCCCCCCACAGCACCCACTTCACCACCCATGGCTTGATCCATTAGTTCTTCCAGTTCATCCTTTTTCCTCCACTCTGGAAATAATTCAGCTATTTTCAAAGTCCTGAAAAGTATCTTCTGGTCTCTGAGTGCCAAAGCTGTATCCAGACATTCTTCGTTCACCGTCTCTTTCATAATATTCTTGTGCAGGGTTGTGTCTGAATCCACATTTGGCCAGCGATTCCACTCCATTGAGCAGCAGACAACACTGGCTGGACAGACCTGGAGGTGTTTCCCCAGCTTAAAGCGGGCCATGGAGAAAGGGCAGCCATAGGCTGAGTTGAGGCAGGACACCTGCTCCAAGGGGCAGAGTAATTTgtgctcctcctccttgcacATGTGGAAGGTGGCCCCACAGTGGAGGCGGCAGCTGATCACCATGCAGGACACGGAGACCTCAATGGGTGCGTGGCAGTGCCGGCTGAAGCACTGCCCACAGTGCCTGtgttgcccagggggagctttCTGGGCCCGGTGCTGTGTGTGGCAAAGACAAGAAGACAAGAAGTTATTGCCCGAAGGAGCGAGGATGGCCACAGACCCTCCATGCCCACACTTGGTTTCCACACATGGGTTGCTCACACACATTTCTAGTGGGGATAAGGCTGTGAGAAAGTGATACTGCCAGCTCCATACAGTCACGTACCACCTCTGATCCCCATGGTACAGCATGGCCTGGTAGCAGCATGGATATAGATAAGGTCTTTACTCCTTAACCCAGGCAGCCAGGGTATGAGCTGTTTTCTGTCCCTGTATTTCACCAAGCTTCTGAAATCAAGACTGCCAGGGGCACAGTGAAGGAGCATCCCACTTCCTCAACACTGAGTAAGAAAAATGACATTCCTTTTTCCCATCTAGATGGGGCATAGGCATCTTTTCATCTCCCCACAAAGACATGAATGTTGCACAAATGAACCTTCCTTTTCTCTACACCAGCAAGGTCAAGAGTGAGGATTATCTTCAGGATTCCAGTTCCCAGTGTGGAAAACTGTGTAAGAGCTAATCTCCTTGGGCTTCTTTACTCTGTTTTCCTGACTTACTCTTACACTTCAGTTGTTGGATTACAGAACTAAAGGCTGCTCAGTCATAACTTGGAGCTACTTCCTTGGACACCTTCAACTGGATCTGTAACTTGGCCCAAAGAAGACCTGCTGCAAGTAGCAACCTCCCAACTTTTGACTTCCTGCTCCTTACTATAGGAGCTGCATTCCAGCCTTGTTCTGGAATCACTGCGAATctttgtgaaaggaaaaaagctaatGATAAGGAGGAACTTGAGTTTTGTTTCCAAATAGAACCCAgagtgcttttctttttatgtgaaaataggaaaaagatTTTTGACAAATCTTCCCACCACACATTTCATGCAGTAGGAACTACCATAGGCCAAATAGACTCTCACTTGGCGCTGAGAAAAGACAGATATTGGTAGTAAAATAATTCAGACTTTGTTTCAGTTTTCCCAGGGTTAAAGAAAACACAATAGTGTTTACCtagatgtattttcttttgcaaCCCCAGGCATAAGTGACCTAGCCCTGAGGAGAGCTGCACTGCTGTGGAAGTGGGCTCAGGCTCCAGGGGAAGAGATGCTATGTGAAGAGTGACCTCTCTCTTTCTTGAAGGTATTCTCTTAGCTTTCTGTCTTTCACACTTTTACACCCTGGCAGAGGAAGTCATGAACaacacaggagaaggaaagaTGCCTGGGAAAGGCAGTGCTTGTGTGTCCCTGCACTAAATACCGACACTCATTTGAAAATTTGATGTGCATTAATTGCTCAACACAACTTTGTTCCATCTTTTGCAATTTCCAAAGCTGATCAATACCTGCTTACACCTCCTCATGAATCAATCCCATTCCCTCTTGGCCCTGCAGAGTAAAGGAACACATCCTTGGTGGTCCCTTTACTCAGAGACAAACATACACTCTCACATATAAGGCTCAGGTACCTTCACCTTCGCAGCGAAAGAGCTGAAGACAGCAAtgccaaaaataaaactttgtgACTTCCCATTTTAACATCCCTGCCTTGCCTTGGGAAGCACTGGCTTCTGCACAGAGGTGACACCAGGGTGCTGGCCAAGGTGGCCTCAGCCACACCAAGCCCTTAAATACATGTGCTTTGGGGTGGCACCTGTCCTGCTTTAGGCTGTTCAGTTACATCTACTTTTATGCAGCTCAGAGAAGCAGGAGATACAGATGGATTTATTTCACACTGGCGGCATCCTTGCTGCTCTCATTCTTGTAGCATTTTGCTGCAAATATAATCTCTAAAAATAGTCCCAGCCATGACTTGCATAAGGTCAGAGGAAGGCTGGGTACATTACACCGCAATAAAAACATGACTTTCACTTTGGAAAGTGAACAATACTTTCCACTCCAAAAGTAACTCTTGGGGAGAAATAATTgattgaaaaaaaccaaaccaactaCATCAGAGGCATAGGCCTTATTGTTCTCCAAAACACAGAAAGGACTGATGGCAAAGTTTCTGGAGAGGAGCCTGCTTTCACACTGCTGTATGCTGAAATAAACCCCATCCAAATCATggtagagaaagaaaatacatgctTTGTTTATGAAAAGTGACCATATCACAGCATTCAGATGCAGAATCAGTCTTCCTCATTATTCAGGCATTTTTTAGTTTAGTTTACCTCATCTCTAACTTGTATATGCCGTTCTTTTCAGACAAAAGATATCTATGCTTCTTTTCTCATTGTCAAATCTGTGAACATAGAGGACAGGAAGTAGGGACAGAGAGTTTTATTCTGATATTTATCAGGGCTTGAATGCTTCTTCTATTCTGACATGACAGCAATCAGGAGCTCTGTATTTTAATTGATAATTAGTTAGCTCTGTGGTTTAATTGATGACATTATTGCACGTAAACAAACTACAAACTTTCAAAACACTCAGCAGAAAGTTTGCAAATTTTGCCTCAGTAGGTTTGATACATAACATCCAGAGGCAGGTGACACACAGATATGTCAGGTGACAAAACGTTTCTCTAAACATGTATAAACTTACAGATTCCCTGCAACTTGCAAAATGTCTCAAGGTCTGGgttaggaaacaaaaaaaaacaaaccagaaataaTTACTTCAATCATGTTCAAGCTACTGTGTAAACAAAGAATGCACATTACAGTCCACAGTCTGTCCACTTTGgtaaatctttatttttagaCCATCATGACAGCAAATCAAGTAAGGTTTAAAAATATACAGCTGCTATTTTAACTGCAGCTAAGTCTGTGTCTGGAGTGGACCTGTTCAGTGATAATAATGTACAGCTTATAAGccaattaaaatttattttcaggtgATATATGTTTAATTAAGTCACAGGCAATGagccaaaataataaaagtGTTTTCTCATTTGGCATGTGCTACACGTGACTGATCATTTGACATACTAAGGTCATACACTGTACCTGAGCTCCTTGCACAGAATCAAGGGATACCTCCCAGTCTGAAGAAACATCAAAAAGGGCCACCAGAAACCCAGATAAAGGACCCTAAAGAGTGCCTCCGAGATGAGATTCCAAATGAACATAAAACAGTCTTTCTAAATTTTACAACATGATAACAAGCTCCTAAAAAAATCTCATGAAAGTTCACATCCAAATGCTGGAGCCAAGAATGCTGAAGTTATGTATAATGTTACAACAGACAGAATGGGAATACTTTCAGGGAAGTGTATAGGGCATAGAGGCAATGTTCTCTATTTCTTTTAATCCTTCTTACCTAGTATATAGTCTTTATCTCATCTTTATCATACTGAAATCTTGAGGGGAATACAGTTATTAATTTTCTTACAGTacaaaaattttcatttcagtatATTTACTATCTTAGATCTGATCATGTTCACAATAATGAATCTATCTTTGCAGTACTAGAGGTGCACTTGAGGTTGAAAAATACTATTGCTTCTATTTGGCAGATGTAAAATTAAAGTTTTGAAAGATGAAAATATATGGAATTAAATATAGTATTTTATACAAATATGTAAATATACATGCCAAGCATAGAGATGCTCAGGTTCTGATGTTTCACTTGCAGTTGCATGCCTCCTGCATAAAAACCCTGGCAGAGCCAGCTGTAGAATCACATTTTTTAGGACACCAAGTAAGTCTTCTTAAACtagtgattttcttttcctttcatgtgCTGCTCTTCCTCAATCACTGCTTGCTTAACAACCTTGTCAAGAAATCAAGCTTGGGTCTCCTTTTGCTaaacagatatttttatttcttagagctgaggaaaaaatcACTATGCCATTGGAAACCATACTGTACTGCATGTGTACATGAATCTCGGCAGCCCAAGATTTCTTGAGTCTTCTCCTtagatataaaataaaaagcaaatccAAGATTGCCACCACCTAGAATCACAGGGCCCTCTAAATAAGTCAAACTCCCCACTTCAAcacccacagcagggacagtaCAGCTTGAGTGACCCCCTGGCACTCAGCACTGTGGGTCACTGTCCTTCATGGCAGTCCTGCTTTGCAGTTGCCATTCAGACTGATCTTGCACACAGAAGTTGCCAGCCAGGCTTTAAATGAGGCAGGCAGTGAGTATGGTATGGCTCAGGGGAGGTGGAAAGGgacaattaaaacaaaaaagatgaAATCTTCATCAATACCACTAATAACATTCCAGTGAGCGTGAGCAAGACCTACTTTTGAGGTGACCTTGAACAAGTTCACATGGATTTCATAGCGGCACTTTGATTACAGGGCAATGCTGGTGAACTTCTGATCCTTAGTATAAGATGTGAGGAGGGGTAAGGTTTTCTGTGAAACAACTGACTTGTTGGATAAACCCAACAACAAAAGGATGAAGATGTTACAATTAGGGAGCTACTGCCTGTATTTTCTACCTGGAGATTATCTGGATGAGGCTGTGGTGTTTCATGGCAATAACCACTATTTCAGAGTTACTGAACAGGTTGGAATTGCTTTATACTGCCAAAAATAGGCTTGAAAATGTCAGGAATGAAGTAGACCGACAGTATAGTGCATCAGTTGGGCAAGGAGTTCAATCCATGCTCCTTGCTTTTCTTCTGGAGAATGCCTGTTGCTCAGGTTCTGACAGAAGCACATCAGCTTCTCCTCAGCTCCCTACACTCCACATGCAGGACCATGGAGATCAAGAGAAGCTGTTGCACCATCAGGCCTCCCCCTCGCCTGGAAAATCTGTGCTGCACACAGGCAGTAAAGTGGCACCAAAATTTGCTTGTGCAGTTTCTGACTGGTGAAATGCTTTAGAGCTGTTACAGGAGGAGCAGAGAGACTTCGGAGTAGTGAGGAACAGGTAACACAGGGCACTGCTGGTGGGAACCCCACACTGCAGTGCCCACTAAAAGACCTGGATCAGCAATGTTTCTTGCTCCTCCCTACCTGGTGCAATCTAGCCACAGCTCACCTGAGAGAAAGCCACCCAAAAATTCCAGGTGCTGAAATGGTCCCCTGGGCTGGTGGCATTGTGCAGAATAGCCCAGCATCAGCATCTTGTGCTGGGCATGTTGGGGAGTCGTGTGGGAGACAGGCAGAACAGCAGGCTGTGacatggagctgctctgctgctcctcagacATGTCACTGCTATCCTTGGTAGACACACAGTCAAGCAAACTTTCACTTTGCATTGGTAACTAGGAAATGGGTTTGGTCTTGGTTTGAGTTCAACAAGTGCTTTAAAATAATAGGTCCAATTTTGTTGcagtttgagaaaaaaaaagggggggtgaGTAATGGTCCAAaccatgtttttttctctttgggcTCAGGTTCTATGTTATGCTCTGGTAACAATCTCACTAACATACTTTTCTGAAAAGTGCCCAGCGTAAAGAATCTCAGAGCTATTGGTTAAGatctaaataataaaacaaaagagaTTAATGAATAAAAATTGCTGAGCAGTCACAAGACTAAATGGTACAGTAGTACCTTTAACTCTTGTAATTCTTCATCATTCATTCAGTCTAGATTGCCAACGTAAAGTTTGCAGTCTCAATCTACAAAACTAATTTGATTTTAAATCTAAGCACTTCTGCCATGAGATTGCTCTTGCCTCTCCTCTGACCCTTACTGTATCTCCTTGTCTTCTCTGAGGTTCCTGAAAAtaatagaaattaaattttttatttatcatCCGACCTACTGCTGAAGCTCCCATCTTACAATCAGCATCTTAGTTTTTTAAAATCCTGCATACAGTGCTGCAAACTACAGCTAATTCACTGAATACATTatggaaggtttttttttagagTAGTATGTCACAGAAGTGATCAGAGTTACCAGCTGCCTCTGTTTTAGAGTGTCATTTAAGACATCTCATGATTATTCTGTTTCATCTTAATTACTAAGGCTGTTTTGAAGATATCTTGATTTTCATAGCTCGCTACAGTAACAGTTACATTGCATAAGGTTTGTTCAGAAAAGACTCCAGCTCTATTCACAAAGCCTTACCTTGATCATAGAGTCCCTGTGCACGTACCAAACACTTCTCTCCCGGTTGTGCTCAGCTGGGCTGAAGTGAGGTGGGTGAGGGAGAACTGCAagcaaagaaagagaagagaacagAAGGACACGGAGCAAGCCCTGGCAGAAACATCAAGTAGTTTTGggatgttaaaaataaaacctgtgcATGTGACCATGTAGCTCAGCTTACAGAGCTGTCTCTTCCACTGTATTTGTTAACACTGTCACTCCTGGAGTGATACTTCACAGACAAGTAGAGAGGCAGAACAAATGATACTCCATGCCCCCTGCATGACAGAAAAAGATcaaaccccttccccagccctgtatcagctcccagctgctctCTGATGGAGGTTTGCCCTTTACAACTTGCCCCCCTTGGTGTCCACACCAGTTTGTGGTTTCTGCAGTTGAATTGTCACCCAGTTCCCATTGTAGCAGACGTAGCAGCTGGCACAGACAGCAATGGTGGGTTTCTGATCTGTCCAGGCAGGGGGGACATAAAGAGAGTGGGAATGGCCCTGACTTGAGCAGCTGGGCAGATGTGCCTACCCTCCttctggggacccccaggaaaCTCCCAAGCTTCAATCCCTCCACTGCACAGTGAAAAGGTCCCACCAGTCACCAAGTGTAAGCCTGAGGG
Encoded here:
- the FBXO40 gene encoding F-box only protein 40, which produces MIKHRAQKAPPGQHRHCGQCFSRHCHAPIEVSVSCMVISCRLHCGATFHMCKEEEHKLLCPLEQVSCLNSAYGCPFSMARFKLGKHLQVCPASVVCCSMEWNRWPNVDSDTTLHKNIMKETVNEECLDTALALRDQKILFRTLKIAELFPEWRKKDELEELMDQAMGGEVGAVGGAACGSQEGSDQSELSQREREDLAKDKEGMDLGSYKTWENIFSKELLACQVTGSATSTGKKTEEASKKTASAPHAASSTEKAKEGPDGAEEGKGQKSEQVTPSRELNGLAPWQEGVLERLKKEVGVADYNMYLVHHGGMLIRFGQMAACTPREKDFVYGNLEAQEVKTVYTFKVPVSYCGKRARLGDALGHKMPTSDKSVDTSELGINIEELPKTNIVEATLLCALEKELKGHEISEARGIDGLFVDFATQTYSFPLEPFSSSAVLADILDENSPPELHMELYTECVTRRHNKSSSAFTFTCSHFFRRDEFPSHFKNVHADIQSCLDGWFQHRCPLAYLGCPFVQNHFRPEGLKAKVIYSKPLKTFAIKPEVDTLLAEPGKCNSTVDRRGENKDLLSSLPVEVLKYIAGFLDSFSLSQLSQVSVLMRDICATLLQERGMVLLVWEKKRYSHGGTSWKARKKIWQFSSLFSRVHNWQCSDSPSMSEHLRNCPFYQVEHRKEPVLLTGMSESREQTRKTLVSTFKRRV